Sequence from the Acropora muricata isolate sample 2 chromosome 10, ASM3666990v1, whole genome shotgun sequence genome:
GGTGAGGAGCTGTAGCACCGATGAAGAACTGAGGCAAGTTCTTATGAAAGATAGCATCCTGGACATTCTGTCATTTGTAGGGTACAGAGGTGTGCCAAGAAAGGAAACATTGAGTTCCAAGGAAGCAATATTAAGGTAGATAAATTGCATCTCTAACTATTTCTTCCCTAGGAAAGTCAAGTTTAATCTATTTGTGATTGACAAAGCTGAATGAGATAATTATATTAGGGGttgataattttttctttacaacTGATTGTTATGAAATCTTCTTTTTTTGAACCAAGAACAAATTGTTTGCCTCATATGATGTTGAGAATTTGTCTAATTTTAGGTctttttcatcttcaatatATTACCAGTATGGCATTGTACCTGATAGCTATATTTCTACAGCTGTTCATCTTCTTAACAAAGAAGCAAATTTTTACTTTTGTAGACCTACTGTCATGACagaatttcagacaatcatcCCAATGCTTGACCAACTTAGGATGGGCTTGGAGTCATTTTGTCTGCTTGAGGCATtacaaagtaagaaaaaaatcctACAGCCTCTTTTCTTGGAAGGCAGTTCATTCTTCAAACCAACAAGGGATCTCATCCTTGATAGTGTGGTGGCTGAGTTTAGTGAGGATGGCACCAatgcaaaaattaaagaaattgacTTCTTTAAATACTTCCATGACTTCATAATGGATTGCAGTGAAAAAGAAAGTGAGTGAATgctcttaaaataaatttattttttaaggtAACAAAACACAGTATTTGAAGGCCTGTTCCTCAACTACAATTATTGGAGAATACAAagcaataaattataataatcattGACTGTAGACATCCCTTGAAATATcaggttttgtttattttttcaatattaattttatgccaCAAGTATGAGACACTGTGTTCTTGATTTTGTTCtgaaatatttataataattttaacttCTACAGGTGAAAATGGTCAAATTGCCATAAGTCAAATGCTGAAGTTTATCAGTGGTTTAGAACAAGTTCCACCTTTGGGTTTGCCTGATAAGATTACCATAAAATTCAAGTATTTCTGCAATTGTGACTGTCAGTGCCGACCAACAGCTTCTACCTGTGACCCCAGCATCACTTTTCCACTTCATTATGACACATATGATGCCTTTTATCAATCCACGTCATCTGCCCTTATTGAGGGTAGTGGGTTTGGCTATGTCTAAAACGTAGTTACAGTTTAGTTATAACACACAACTACTTACCGGTATGTACAATACATTTATTGTTTAttgtaacaacaaaagaaattcaCATAGTCCTTGTagttaagattttttttccagtttcaaATGAACTATGTTTACCCTTGAAGACTGTTATTGTTGAGATTTTTATCTTCAAGTTTTTAAATCATTAATGGCCACATCTCAAGGTGGAACTTACAATGGATTAAACATTTGTCATTGAGCAGTGCATGACTTCCTATTacaaaatatttaaaacaaattgaataGGAAAGCTTTTTGTTACATTTCTCAGCTTGAAACTCAAAACAACAATGGTTCTGATTTGTACTTGCTATTGTAATATTGGGTGTGATCACCCTGTAGGCTTTAGGATTGCAATTTTAATACTTTTCATTAGTTTAAAATAGCCACAATCCTGCACAAATTGTGAAATGCTGTTAGCAATcatatattttctttacccaaAGTTGGAACTCAAACGTTTTTGCCTTCATGAACCTTAATTCCACATTTTGTTCAAATTTATCTGACATTTGTTATACTGGCAGGCAAACATACATGTAGTCTAGGTGGTATGGTAGATGTTTGTATAATTCAGAAGATATCATCCTAATGTTTCCTGTTAAATGCAGTTCTTGTACAGTTGAGAAAGCAATGGTATATGCAGTTCTTAACATTGTCCAGATGGAAAGTTAAACATCTGCTACAGTTGTTAAATATGAAAACAGAGTGAGTGCCTCATCATATCTGGTAGGATACTGAATGCCCTCTGTCTCcattaaatattcaaaatacTCCTGAAATATACTCTCTTCCTCAACATCCTGACATTCCAACTTCATTTCATCAATTTTCTCCTGTGGGACAGGAATGAGACAGTCAGTCCCACCTGAGTTTTCtggcaaaaagaacaaaatatcaGGTACTCCTGCAACTGTTTCATGGCGTGATTGCCTTATATAGTGTGTATTCCAGTATTTCTTCATGTCATCTAAAGCAATTTGCAGAACACCACTGAAACAAAACCACATACATTCCTTGTGTAATTCTTTTTCGAGATCCACTATTCCCTTGTCAACCAAATCCTTAAAAAAGTTGATCCACCAACTTCCCATTGACTTTCTGAAATGAGACCACCAGTTTTCAACCCTCTGATTTCTGGTGGAACTTCCATACCTGTGAGCATGTTCACCTGAGAATGGTGCATTGTCAGAATGAAAGAAACACTGCATCCCCGCAATAATGCCATTTTCAGTTCCATAGTCAGAGCGAACCAACAGTGGACATCCTTTGTGTTCTTGCACACATTGTAAATACAACTTTGCAGGAACAGAAGGTATGTTATTAGACCTGCAAGTTTCAAGCCACATAACTTTCCTACTGTAACCATCTACAGCTGAATGAATGGGAAAACCAAACGGTTTCGACTTGTCATAACCTGAAAATTAGAAGTTTAGAAAATTAGGAATAACTATTACGATAAAATGTATTTCCTACATTTTTACCTCAAAATGCCTCTTTAtgatttaaatatatatatatttaaatattattaaaaaattcagaaatttaaAGGGCCTGGTGAGCCATTCATTCTTCAtataaaaatgatttcaaccaaAAGTGCAAAGATAAACAGGGCTTACTATGATCATAAAATgggtaaaatgaaaataaattagaaaCTATAAGCTTCTCACCATCGATATGCCAACACTGGTTAGGTCCATGTATCCTACGGTGCAGTTTGTTTCTCTTCCGTGCTTTACTACCATCAGGATCTAGTTCATGAAGAATTTGAGCAACAAGCCTTCTTGGTGCATGTACATGGTGTTTGATTCTTAGTATATGCCACATCTTCCTGTAACCAGCAAGCTGCCCTGGCCCTTGCATTTCACTTCTAATGATGTTCCTAACTAGTCTTCATCaacattgattttcttttttccaagatTATTGCTCTTAAGTCTCTTAAGGGTGCGCACACTCATGGTGATGCCATGGTGGACCAGTAGCAGATCTGTGATTGTTTTATAATCATAACCCAAATGGAAATATTTCTCTATTGCCACGTTCTCTGTCACATTGAACTCTAAAAGAAAATAGCGTTAAAAGTTATCTTGCAAGTTAAGGCAAAAGTATTCGTAACTGCCAAGCTTGTTGGTAGCACGAGTACCCCAGTATTTCTTGGTATTACTAatattcaaacaaaaattaagattaAGGGGTGCGCCTGCACCAAGATTAACCATATTTATACCATTGCCTACACTGCAACGATTCAAGTGAAAAAGAGGTAGACCGCCAGTAATATTTTGGGAATAGATGATAGATACTGTAAACATAAGGCCTCAACAACACAGATGAATATCctactacaaaataaaatatttcagGGACATCAACTAAACAAGCTACATTAAAATGTAATTAACAAAAAATGTGAGGTTTATTCCTCTTTTGCATGGAGCAGGCTAACTTCATTTAGCTGTAGTACTCAggttttttataaaataaaaacacatttcaaacacagcaaaaaagaGAAACGATCACTAACCTGCGTGCACTTTCGTGCCACATTTGGGGCAATAATTGGCCATGGCGTACTGGCCCAGATTTTCGCCGCATGAGCTGCAGAAATTCGCCATTGTCTCAAATGGCGGACTGCTACAAGAGAGAAGCCTGGGCTGTGGGTACCAGTACTTcaatttctacggaggaggcatatttctacggagaaagctgatttctacggagaaagctgatttctacggaggaggcatatttctacggagaaagctgatttctacggaggaggcatatttctacggagaaagctgatttctacggagaaagctgatttctacggaggaggcatatttctacggagaaagctgatttctacggaggaggcatatttctacggagaaagctgatttctacggaggaagctgatttctacggaggaggcatatttctacggagaaagctgatttctacagaggaggcatatttctacggaggaggcatatttctacggagaaagctgatttctacggaggaggcatatttctacggaggaagctgatttctgcagaggaggtcaatttctaagcaacaggcttatatttgcatggaaaacaagaacaattgcacaGAGAAAGCCAGGTTTTAGTCAggaacgtgtttgttttacaCTGTGCAGCAGTGGCACCAGTGGGCCACCGAAGAAAATACTGTACAAAGGCCGAGAAATTTTCCCCATTATGCTCAATTAGAACTGCATATCCACActgttttttcatcttttcataCATTCTTGAATAAATAACATGTCCATTGACAATAACACGCTTTGCTTCCTGAAAGTCAGGCCTTGTAATACAAAGCAAGTCAAGTAATGTGGAGGCTTGTTCATAAAATTATATCATTTTTGACTTGCCACTTCCGTAGAGCTCCAGCAATATGACAGTTTGAGGCTGTTTTCACATTACGTAGTCTCCTCTCGACAGAAAGCATTTTCTGCACAAACAATTGTATTTTGTTCTCAGGAATTAAGTGGCAATTAGCCCTGAGGCTATTTTGGGCATACAACATCCATATAAGCTGCCGACATTGATTTCCTGTTCCATGAACACGTTCCAGTAAGGCTCCATTTAAATCCTCAAATGGAAAGCAGGACCAAGCCCAAAGTGGCCCCTATGATTGCACATATGTAACAAGGTGAGCTCCAACATTGTGTACATTGAGACTACAATTTTCATCTCCATAAAGAAGTTGGTGATCCTTGTAAGATGTTGATAAAAGATCTCTAGCCAAATCTATCGA
This genomic interval carries:
- the LOC136888103 gene encoding uncharacterized protein, whose protein sequence is MQGPGQLAGYRKMWHILRIKHHVHAPRRLVAQILHELDPDGSKARKRNKLHRRIHGPNQCWHIDGYDKSKPFGFPIHSAVDGYSRKVMWLETCRSNNIPSVPAKLYLQCVQEHKGCPLLVRSDYGTENGIIAGMQCFFHSDNAPFSGEHAHRYGSSTRNQRVENWWSHFRKSMGSWWINFFKDLVDKGIVDLEKELHKECMWFCFSGVLQIALDDMKKYWNTHYIRQSRHETVAGVPDILFFLPENSGGTDCLIPVPQEKIDEMKLECQDVEEESIFQEYFEYLMETEGIQYPTRYDEALTLFSYLTTVADV